In a single window of the Acyrthosiphon pisum isolate AL4f chromosome X, pea_aphid_22Mar2018_4r6ur, whole genome shotgun sequence genome:
- the LOC100161940 gene encoding repressor of RNA polymerase III transcription MAF1 homolog: MKLLESSQLTELSRALCVDRGDVKVVARIESYSCKMVGDEKHKYKKFYSQSGTQPGDLEALGCSPNSDPRYGRSLSVSGDEEVLLCDTISRKSLFYLIATLNATFAPDYDFTDAKSSEFSRERSLQWVMRDVDNNLSAVIVEPNTATSCVASNQIIMMNHLQSNTAPKNYSQLRDKLWEVIDKEIGMSQCDIYSYTPDMRSDPFSEDGCLWSFNYFFYNKKLKRILFFTCRRIISSSYPMDFDGSIGTGSDSMFLSDYYDDGSAESNSRHRRERSPLNNSRRRGGDSNF; the protein is encoded by the exons ATGAAACTATTAGAGAGCTCTCAATTAACCGAGCTATCAAGAGCGCTTTGTGTAGACCGAGGAGATGTTAAAGTCGTTGCCag GATCGAAAGCTATTCATGCAAAATGGTAGGCGATGAAAAACACAAGTATAAAAAGTTTTACTCCCAGAGTGGCACACAGCCAGGTGACCTCGAAGCACTGGGCTGTTCACCCAACAGTGATCCACGATATGGAAGAAG TCTTAGTGTATCTGGAGATGAAGAAGTTTTGTTATGTGATACAATATCACGTAAATCTTTATTTTACTTGATTGCAACACTTAATGCCACATTTGCACCTGACTACGATTTCACAGATGCCAAGTCATCAGAATTTAGTCGAGAACGTAGTTTGCAg tggGTCATGAGAGATGTGGATAATAACTTATCGGCAGTCATTGTAGAACCTAACACAGCAACATCATGTGTTGCATCTAATCAGATTATTATGATGAATCATCTACAAAGTAATACAGCTCCCAAAAACTACTCACAGTTACGTGACAAACTCTGGGAAGTAATCGACAAAGAAATTGGCATGTCACAATGTGACATTTACAG CTATACACCTGACATGCGATCAGATCCATTCAGCGAAGATGGGTGCCTGTGGTCGTTCAACTATTTcttttacaacaaaaaactaaaaagaatattattttttacttgccGTCGCATTATTAG TTCTTCATATCCCATGGACTTTGATGGATCAATAGGAACAGGATCAGACTCTATGTTTTTGTCTGATTATTATGATGATGGCAGTGCTGAAAGCAACAGTAGACATCGCAGAGAACGAAGTCCTTTAAACAATAGTCGTCGTAGAGGTGGAGATAGTAATTTCTGA